Proteins from a single region of Acidovorax sp. NCPPB 3576:
- a CDS encoding DUF3649 domain-containing protein: MKAARLDWRYRLAITSRALAGGLGGYALAAAFTAALTLGLMPFMARVEAVLTATLLSWLVYACAVAWAFYARTAWGAWGALGLPALALGALAMAPRWLEGA, encoded by the coding sequence ATGAAGGCGGCCCGGCTCGACTGGCGCTACCGCCTGGCGATCACCTCCCGCGCACTGGCGGGTGGGCTCGGCGGCTACGCGCTGGCGGCGGCCTTCACCGCCGCCCTCACCCTCGGTCTGATGCCGTTCATGGCGCGCGTGGAGGCAGTGCTCACGGCCACGCTGCTGTCGTGGCTGGTCTATGCCTGCGCGGTGGCCTGGGCCTTCTATGCGCGCACGGCCTGGGGCGCGTGGGGCGCGCTCGGGCTGCCGGCGCTCGCCCTGGGCGCGCTGGCGATGGCGCCGCGCTGGCTGGAGGGCGCATGA
- a CDS encoding GNAT family N-acetyltransferase, whose product MINFLSSWRARRRLAHVPKITMDVTRNYYMTFTAPNPDVKVVIRNQEGMTVGEACYAVSPLNDRVYVYDVEILSAYRRQGYGTALLSFLAQNYKIPITVVRELSSSCGFWRFARSLGSAGIHFTQQLSVSEMAIESERWAHLQPQSPKLHETVRHRLAVEKQPWRDATTRGLET is encoded by the coding sequence ATGATCAATTTCCTGTCCAGTTGGCGCGCGCGGCGCCGACTCGCTCACGTTCCGAAGATCACCATGGATGTGACAAGAAATTACTACATGACGTTCACCGCGCCCAATCCAGACGTGAAAGTTGTCATCAGGAATCAAGAGGGCATGACGGTGGGGGAAGCCTGTTATGCAGTCTCGCCGTTGAACGACCGGGTTTATGTCTATGACGTCGAAATTCTCAGCGCCTATCGAAGGCAGGGCTATGGCACCGCCTTGCTGAGTTTTTTGGCCCAGAACTACAAGATTCCAATCACCGTGGTGAGAGAACTCTCCAGTTCCTGTGGGTTTTGGCGATTTGCCAGAAGCCTGGGTAGCGCTGGCATTCACTTCACCCAACAACTGTCAGTCTCCGAGATGGCGATCGAGTCGGAGCGTTGGGCGCACCTGCAGCCACAGTCTCCAAAGCTCCATGAAACGGTCAGGCATCGCCTCGCAGTGGAGAAACAGCCTTGGCGTGATGCCACCACTCGCGGACTCGAAACCTGA
- a CDS encoding DUF3325 domain-containing protein, which translates to MFEFFLCFAGWSGLALGMDRHHQDAWNREGGERQLRTLRRVGWALLALSLAHAAGWPGDSTAALSVTWWTMALSLAAVCATAVATWQPRRLPVLGLVAAAAALLALAL; encoded by the coding sequence ATGTTCGAATTCTTTCTCTGCTTTGCCGGCTGGTCGGGCCTTGCGCTGGGCATGGACCGCCACCACCAGGATGCCTGGAACCGCGAAGGCGGCGAACGCCAGCTGCGCACGCTGCGCCGCGTGGGCTGGGCGCTGCTGGCGCTGTCGCTCGCGCATGCCGCCGGCTGGCCGGGCGACAGCACCGCCGCGCTCAGCGTGACGTGGTGGACCATGGCCCTTTCGCTGGCCGCCGTGTGCGCCACCGCCGTGGCCACCTGGCAGCCGCGCCGACTGCCCGTTCTGGGCCTGGTGGCGGCCGCCGCGGCCTTGCTGGCCCTGGCGCTCTAG
- a CDS encoding DUF4198 domain-containing protein gives MSPLLKPITAALLSTLAATAAQAHQVWIEASGAQARVQFGEYADGLLEKSPGALDKFKGVPVLEQQHPRGGEARRIEGQRTATAFTYALPAPADTLFAEAPYPLIERTKAGLPPLLWRPAARWVASLAQPVAATAPLDVVPTGKAGELRVVFNGKPLPKAQVTLVSPSGWAREAATNAEGTVHFDLPWKGQYVAEVKHSDKQPGEHAGEKYGEASYLTTLTFVQAAGMESPPLPAPAAH, from the coding sequence ATGTCCCCCTTGCTCAAGCCCATCACCGCCGCCTTGCTGTCCACGCTGGCGGCCACCGCCGCCCAGGCCCACCAGGTGTGGATCGAGGCCAGCGGCGCCCAGGCCCGCGTGCAGTTCGGCGAATATGCCGACGGCCTGCTGGAAAAATCGCCCGGCGCGCTCGACAAGTTCAAGGGCGTGCCCGTGCTGGAGCAGCAGCACCCACGCGGCGGCGAGGCCCGGCGCATCGAAGGCCAGCGCACCGCCACCGCGTTCACCTACGCCCTGCCGGCGCCGGCCGACACGCTGTTCGCCGAGGCGCCGTACCCGCTCATCGAACGCACCAAGGCCGGCCTGCCGCCGCTGCTGTGGCGCCCCGCCGCGCGCTGGGTGGCGAGCCTTGCGCAGCCCGTGGCAGCCACCGCGCCGCTGGACGTGGTGCCCACCGGCAAGGCGGGCGAACTGCGCGTGGTGTTCAACGGCAAGCCGCTGCCCAAGGCCCAGGTGACCCTGGTCTCGCCCTCGGGCTGGGCACGCGAGGCCGCCACGAATGCCGAAGGCACCGTGCACTTCGATCTGCCCTGGAAGGGCCAGTACGTGGCCGAGGTCAAGCACAGCGACAAGCAGCCCGGCGAACACGCAGGCGAGAAGTACGGCGAAGCCAGCTACCTCACCACGCTGACCTTCGTGCAGGCGGCCGGCATGGAATCGCCCCCGCTGCCCGCCCCAGCCGCGCACTGA
- a CDS encoding TonB-dependent siderophore receptor, whose protein sequence is MGTSATHAQTAAPVAETTLAPVTVKAGTEQESPTAPVSGFVAKRALSATKTDTPLIETPQAISVVTRDQMEAQGALTLRQTTAYTAGMVSNYFDSRVDSFTARGGSVTQYQDGLMRTYGTYNNTKAEPYLLERVEFLRGPSSVLYGQGSVGGVLNLTSKRPQAEPLREVQVQLGNYARKQIAADMTGPLTQDGEWLYRLVAVGRDSDSQVNHVSDDRLILAPSLTWKPNAATSLTLQFTHQKDQSGSLIGFFPWQGTRLSSPYGQIPTSTFISEPGWDAFDTENNSWGYLFSHRLNDNWTVRQNLRRTVSEVDYRSIYTSFSANRATGRPARPVFEADNRTLLRDASWQVNSSRLLLADTQIEGKVQAGATEHTLLAGMDAQRNETSQSSWFQTISGIDAYAPVYGNFTAPSASALVRQPNVTQRQLGFYAQDQIRWGRWTATLGLRHDSAKTETVGRPAAAVDDTAWTKRVGATYQADGGWAPYVGYSESFQPLGGVDFFGTPFKPQRGEQWEAGVKWQPQDRGISAYAAVYQLREKNRKTNDPSNPLNSLQIGEVKTKGFEAEMTASLARSWDWTVGYAYTDAVISRSNAGDQGLPVASVPKHTASSWLMHRFAAEGRGGWTVGAGVRYTGSQWTGTTAITTPSALIADAMAAYDAGSWRLAFNVVNLADKVQITQCLARGDCFYGQRRTYTMTGTYRF, encoded by the coding sequence ATGGGTACCTCAGCAACCCATGCGCAGACCGCCGCGCCCGTGGCCGAAACCACCCTGGCCCCCGTGACCGTCAAGGCCGGCACCGAGCAGGAAAGCCCCACCGCGCCCGTCAGCGGCTTCGTCGCCAAGCGGGCGCTGTCGGCCACCAAGACCGACACGCCGCTCATCGAAACCCCGCAGGCCATCAGCGTCGTCACGCGCGACCAGATGGAGGCGCAAGGCGCGCTGACCCTGCGCCAGACCACGGCCTACACCGCCGGCATGGTGTCCAACTACTTCGACAGCCGGGTGGACAGCTTCACGGCGCGCGGCGGCAGCGTGACACAGTACCAGGACGGCCTGATGCGCACCTACGGCACCTACAACAACACCAAGGCCGAACCCTACCTGCTGGAGCGCGTCGAATTTTTGCGCGGCCCCTCGTCCGTGCTGTACGGCCAGGGCAGCGTGGGCGGTGTGCTCAACCTCACCAGCAAGCGCCCGCAGGCCGAGCCGCTGCGCGAAGTGCAGGTGCAGCTGGGCAACTACGCGCGCAAGCAGATCGCCGCCGACATGACGGGCCCGCTCACGCAGGACGGCGAGTGGCTCTACCGGCTCGTGGCCGTAGGCCGCGACAGCGACTCGCAGGTCAACCACGTGAGCGACGACCGCCTCATCCTCGCCCCGTCGCTCACCTGGAAGCCCAACGCGGCCACCTCGCTCACGCTGCAGTTCACGCACCAGAAGGACCAGAGCGGCTCGCTGATCGGCTTCTTCCCCTGGCAGGGCACGCGGCTGTCCAGCCCCTACGGCCAGATCCCGACCTCGACCTTCATCAGCGAACCGGGCTGGGACGCCTTCGACACCGAGAACAACTCCTGGGGCTACCTGTTCAGCCACCGCCTGAACGATAACTGGACCGTGCGCCAGAACCTGCGCCGCACCGTGAGCGAGGTGGACTACCGCAGCATCTACACCAGCTTCTCCGCCAACCGCGCCACCGGCCGGCCGGCGCGCCCGGTGTTCGAAGCGGACAACCGCACGCTGCTGCGCGACGCCTCCTGGCAGGTCAACTCCAGCCGCCTGCTGCTGGCGGATACGCAGATCGAAGGCAAGGTGCAGGCTGGCGCCACCGAGCACACGCTGCTCGCCGGCATGGACGCGCAGCGCAACGAAACCAGCCAGTCCTCGTGGTTCCAGACCATCTCGGGCATCGATGCGTACGCGCCGGTGTATGGCAACTTCACCGCGCCCTCGGCCTCCGCGCTGGTGCGCCAGCCCAACGTCACCCAGCGCCAGTTGGGCTTTTACGCCCAGGACCAGATCCGCTGGGGCCGCTGGACGGCCACGCTCGGCCTGCGCCACGACAGCGCCAAGACCGAGACGGTCGGCCGCCCCGCCGCCGCCGTGGACGACACCGCCTGGACCAAGCGCGTGGGCGCCACCTACCAGGCCGATGGCGGCTGGGCACCGTACGTGGGCTACTCCGAATCGTTCCAGCCGCTGGGCGGCGTGGACTTCTTCGGCACCCCGTTCAAGCCCCAGCGCGGCGAGCAGTGGGAAGCCGGCGTGAAGTGGCAGCCGCAGGACCGGGGCATCAGCGCCTATGCCGCCGTGTACCAGTTGCGCGAGAAGAACCGCAAGACCAACGACCCCTCCAACCCGCTCAACAGCCTGCAGATCGGCGAGGTGAAGACCAAGGGCTTCGAGGCCGAGATGACCGCCAGCCTGGCCCGCAGCTGGGACTGGACGGTGGGCTACGCCTACACCGACGCCGTCATCTCGCGCAGCAACGCCGGCGACCAGGGCCTGCCCGTGGCCAGCGTGCCCAAGCACACGGCATCGAGCTGGCTCATGCACCGCTTCGCGGCCGAAGGGCGAGGCGGCTGGACGGTGGGCGCCGGCGTGCGCTACACCGGCTCGCAATGGACCGGCACCACCGCCATCACCACGCCATCGGCGCTCATCGCCGATGCCATGGCGGCCTACGACGCCGGCAGCTGGCGCCTGGCCTTCAACGTGGTCAACCTGGCCGACAAGGTGCAGATCACCCAGTGCCTGGCGCGCGGCGATTGCTTCTACGGCCAGCGGCGCACCTACACGATGACGGGCACGTATCGGTTCTGA
- the bfr gene encoding bacterioferritin: protein MQGDAQVISHLQAQLKNELTAINQYFLHYRMLKHWGFDKLAKKEYEESIGEMKHADKLMDRIFMLDGLPNLQDLAKLQVGEDVPEILECDLRSERGAQATIKDGIAHCETVRDYVSRDLLQGILDDTEEHIDFLETQIDLVAKVGLQNYLQSQMGEIE, encoded by the coding sequence ATGCAAGGCGACGCACAGGTCATTTCGCATCTGCAGGCCCAGCTCAAGAACGAACTGACGGCCATCAACCAGTATTTCCTGCACTACCGGATGCTCAAGCACTGGGGCTTCGACAAGCTGGCGAAGAAGGAATACGAAGAGTCGATCGGCGAGATGAAGCATGCCGACAAGCTCATGGACCGCATCTTCATGCTGGACGGCCTGCCCAACCTGCAGGACCTGGCCAAGCTGCAAGTCGGCGAGGACGTGCCCGAGATCCTCGAATGCGACCTGCGCTCCGAGCGCGGCGCCCAGGCCACCATCAAGGACGGCATCGCCCATTGCGAAACGGTGCGCGACTATGTCTCGCGCGATCTGCTCCAGGGCATCCTGGACGACACCGAAGAGCACATCGACTTTCTCGAAACGCAGATCGACCTGGTGGCCAAGGTCGGACTGCAGAATTACCTGCAGTCGCAGATGGGCGAGATCGAATAA
- a CDS encoding PepSY-associated TM helix domain-containing protein — MKPQAAPEREGFRQAMAWLHTWSGLILGWLLFAIFFTGTLSFFKTEFNLWMRPELHALPPASADVAERAQQALHRKSPDVTQWFMRLPDERQPGVTILWRGKEGGRFKTLLMNPQTGEAIETRDTMGGEFFYRFHFELRTAQKGRWTLEGRWVVGVATMLMFIALLTGVVTHRRIFKDFFTFRPTKGGQRAWLDAHNVSGVLVLPFYLMITFSGLMIFHSMYMPSGIAAAYPGPKGTDSQTYFAEMQGDTASGRSARRAPGEAAPALPLTDLAPLLASAHRTWGDARIGGLSARRDGDRAVIEVTRHDGDRLQYGPARMRFDAATGETLARMDPDSPALRTYRVIYGLHLARFAGPGMRWGLFGFGVLGSLMIATGMVLWSVKRRQQAQRKGAAAPPLKRGERLVASLNVALLGGLPLATGVFLASNRLLPLDLEGRADAELACFFGAWGLALLIGIVRPDRWGWSVLLGLAGAVFAALPVLNAFTTHTHLGVTLPAGEWMWAGMDLSFLFTGALLGWMAWRLRPARGLQAAAAAHGRSAKDTGSTASPSTPSTPSTPAAGA; from the coding sequence ATGAAGCCTCAGGCCGCACCCGAGCGCGAAGGCTTCCGCCAGGCCATGGCCTGGCTGCACACCTGGTCAGGCCTGATCCTGGGCTGGCTGCTGTTCGCCATTTTCTTCACCGGCACGCTGAGCTTTTTCAAGACCGAATTCAACCTGTGGATGCGGCCCGAGCTGCATGCCCTGCCGCCCGCCAGCGCCGACGTGGCCGAGCGCGCGCAGCAGGCGCTGCACCGCAAGTCGCCGGACGTGACGCAGTGGTTCATGCGCCTGCCCGACGAGCGCCAGCCCGGCGTGACCATCCTGTGGCGCGGCAAGGAGGGCGGGCGCTTCAAGACCCTGCTGATGAACCCGCAGACTGGCGAGGCCATCGAGACGCGCGACACCATGGGCGGCGAGTTCTTCTACCGCTTCCACTTCGAGCTGCGCACCGCGCAGAAGGGCCGCTGGACGCTGGAGGGCCGCTGGGTGGTGGGCGTGGCGACGATGCTGATGTTCATCGCGCTGCTGACCGGCGTGGTCACGCACCGGCGCATCTTCAAGGACTTCTTCACCTTCCGGCCCACCAAGGGCGGGCAGCGGGCGTGGCTGGACGCGCACAACGTCTCGGGCGTGCTGGTGCTGCCGTTCTATCTGATGATCACCTTCAGCGGGCTGATGATCTTCCACTCGATGTACATGCCCTCAGGGATTGCCGCCGCCTACCCCGGCCCCAAGGGCACGGATTCACAGACGTACTTCGCCGAGATGCAGGGCGACACGGCCTCGGGGCGCAGCGCGCGCCGCGCGCCGGGCGAGGCCGCCCCGGCGCTGCCCCTGACCGATCTGGCGCCCCTGCTGGCCAGCGCACACCGCACCTGGGGCGATGCACGCATCGGCGGGCTCAGCGCCCGCCGCGACGGCGACCGGGCGGTGATCGAGGTCACCCGCCACGACGGCGACCGCCTGCAGTACGGCCCCGCCCGCATGCGCTTCGATGCCGCCACTGGCGAGACGCTCGCGCGGATGGACCCCGACTCCCCCGCCCTGCGCACCTACCGCGTGATCTACGGCCTGCACCTGGCGCGCTTCGCCGGGCCCGGCATGCGCTGGGGCCTGTTCGGCTTCGGCGTGCTGGGGAGCCTGATGATCGCCACCGGCATGGTGCTGTGGAGCGTCAAGCGCCGCCAGCAGGCGCAGCGCAAGGGCGCCGCCGCGCCGCCGCTCAAACGCGGCGAGCGCCTGGTGGCCAGCCTCAACGTGGCCCTGCTGGGCGGCCTGCCGCTGGCCACGGGCGTGTTCCTGGCCTCCAACCGGCTGCTGCCGCTGGACCTGGAAGGCCGCGCCGATGCCGAGCTGGCGTGCTTCTTCGGCGCCTGGGGCCTGGCCCTGCTGATCGGCATCGTTCGACCGGACCGCTGGGGCTGGAGCGTGCTGCTGGGCCTGGCGGGCGCGGTGTTCGCCGCGCTGCCCGTGTTGAACGCCTTCACCACGCACACGCACCTGGGCGTGACGCTGCCGGCCGGCGAATGGATGTGGGCGGGCATGGACCTGTCGTTCCTGTTCACCGGCGCGCTGCTGGGCTGGATGGCCTGGCGCCTGCGCCCGGCGCGGGGCCTGCAAGCCGCCGCGGCAGCCCACGGCCGTTCGGCCAAGGACACCGGCAGCACTGCGTCCCCTTCCACGCCCTCCACCCCTTCCACCCCTGCCGCAGGAGCCTGA
- the ahpF gene encoding alkyl hydroperoxide reductase subunit F: MLDDQLKTQLSAYLERVTQPFEIVASLDGSEVSTQTRELLETIHSLRSDKITLRTDGNDARKPSFTLQRAGTQTHLRFAGLPLGHEFTSLVLALLWTGGHPPKVEQDVIEQIQAIDGDFEFDVYMSLTCHNCPDVVQALSLMAIFNPRIQTTVIEGGAFQQEVTDREIMAVPMVFMNGQVFGSGRMTVEEIVGKLDTGAAARDAAKLSAKEAFDVLVVGGGPAGAAAAVYAARKGIRTGVAAERFGGQVNDTLDIENYISVSKTDGPQFAAALEQHVRDYEVDLMNLQRAKGLKPATTEGGLIEVELENGGTLRSRSVIITTGARWRNMNVPGEDQYRTKGVTYCPHCDGPLFKGKRVAVIGGGNSGVEAAIDLSGVVAHVTLLEFAAELKADAVLQRKLRSLANVTVITQAQTTEVLGDGNRVTGLAYQDRESGEAKQLALEGIFVQIGLLPNTQWLQGTVELSKFGEIVVDSHGRTNVPGVFAAGDVTTVPYKQIIIAAGEGAKAALGAFDHLIRTSAPA, translated from the coding sequence ATGCTCGACGACCAACTCAAAACCCAACTTTCGGCTTACCTGGAGCGCGTGACGCAACCGTTCGAGATCGTGGCGTCCCTGGACGGCAGCGAGGTCTCCACCCAGACCCGCGAACTGCTGGAAACCATCCATAGCCTGCGCAGCGACAAGATCACCCTGCGCACCGACGGCAACGACGCGCGCAAGCCCTCGTTCACGCTGCAGCGCGCCGGCACGCAGACCCACCTGCGCTTTGCCGGCCTGCCGCTGGGCCATGAATTCACGTCGCTCGTGCTGGCCCTGCTGTGGACCGGCGGCCATCCCCCGAAGGTGGAGCAGGACGTGATCGAGCAGATCCAGGCGATCGATGGCGACTTCGAGTTCGACGTCTATATGAGCCTGACCTGCCACAACTGCCCGGACGTGGTGCAGGCGCTGTCGCTGATGGCCATCTTCAACCCGCGCATCCAGACCACGGTGATCGAGGGCGGCGCCTTCCAGCAGGAAGTGACCGACCGCGAAATCATGGCCGTGCCCATGGTGTTCATGAACGGCCAGGTGTTCGGCTCGGGCCGCATGACCGTGGAGGAGATCGTGGGCAAGCTGGACACCGGCGCGGCGGCGCGCGATGCGGCCAAGCTCTCGGCCAAGGAAGCCTTCGACGTGCTGGTGGTGGGCGGTGGCCCCGCTGGTGCCGCAGCCGCCGTATATGCCGCCCGCAAGGGCATCCGCACCGGCGTGGCCGCGGAACGCTTCGGCGGCCAGGTCAACGACACGCTCGATATCGAGAACTACATCTCGGTCAGCAAGACGGATGGCCCCCAATTCGCCGCGGCGCTGGAGCAGCACGTGCGCGACTACGAGGTGGACCTGATGAACCTGCAGCGTGCCAAGGGCTTGAAGCCCGCCACAACGGAAGGCGGCCTGATCGAGGTGGAGCTGGAAAACGGCGGCACGCTGCGGTCGCGCTCGGTCATCATCACGACCGGCGCGCGGTGGCGCAACATGAACGTGCCCGGCGAAGACCAATACCGCACCAAGGGCGTGACCTACTGCCCCCACTGCGACGGCCCGCTGTTCAAGGGCAAGCGCGTGGCGGTGATCGGCGGCGGCAACTCCGGCGTGGAAGCGGCCATCGACCTGTCCGGCGTGGTGGCGCACGTCACGCTGCTGGAGTTCGCAGCCGAGTTGAAGGCCGACGCCGTGCTGCAGCGCAAGCTGCGCAGCCTGGCCAACGTGACGGTGATCACCCAGGCGCAGACGACCGAGGTGCTGGGCGACGGCAACCGCGTGACCGGCCTGGCCTACCAGGACCGCGAGAGCGGCGAAGCGAAGCAACTGGCGCTGGAAGGCATCTTCGTGCAGATCGGCCTGCTGCCCAACACCCAGTGGCTGCAGGGCACGGTGGAGTTGTCGAAGTTCGGCGAAATCGTGGTGGACTCGCATGGCCGAACCAACGTGCCGGGCGTATTCGCCGCGGGCGACGTGACCACGGTGCCGTACAAGCAGATCATCATCGCGGCGGGCGAGGGCGCCAAGGCGGCCCTGGGCGCATTCGACCACCTGATCCGCACGTCCGCCCCTGCCTGA
- a CDS encoding TonB-dependent siderophore receptor, with amino-acid sequence MRLPPLNALTAAALLAAATAHAQTAVPTAALPEVKVTDAPQGEATEGSGQYIAREISVGKLVQSPRETPQSVSVITRQRLDDMNLTKLEDAVKQTTGVNVTRLDGAGNYNTIQSRGFDIGAVLLDGVPIPQGANFATAMDTAIYDRIEVLRGPSGLLQGASEPGGTINLVRKRAQSALGLNANVSAGSWNMRRADVDLTGALNAAGTLRGRVVAVKDDRESHVATLKNDKTLGYGTLELDITSATTLSIGHTRQKVRATVDQGLPAYADGRLLDVPRSTFAGIAANRQDLDSTDTFAELEHRLPNGGLVKFAARDVHRESLYRSVRANSAVAANGTYQLQSVDFQQDVQDRNYDLYIASPLSLAGRTHRVLLGVSHTTSESLDGNSAFGLSRTANIFNPQYDLPYPNITLPGFQSATRRTENALYGQAQISVAERLKVLAGGRLSWAKAETRTLSTGQTTATADPGRQFIPSVAAIYELNENLSAYTSYAETFVVQSSLDRAGQLLAPRSGSQIEAGVKGEFLNKRLQTHFALFRILDKDRAIADPDVPTASLAGGKVRAQGFETEVSGQVAPGWDVLAGYAFTATKYLQAPVSQQGQVFSPITPRHSVNLSTRYAFKGPVLQGLSVGGGMSYRSEFFAQSGTVRLTSGDYALFNAQVAYQINDKVSVSLNVDNLFDKTYYEKVSSLGRQNFYGEPRRVTVALKARY; translated from the coding sequence ATGCGATTGCCTCCCCTGAACGCCCTCACCGCGGCTGCGTTGCTCGCCGCAGCCACCGCGCACGCCCAGACGGCAGTGCCCACCGCCGCCCTGCCCGAGGTGAAGGTGACCGACGCCCCGCAGGGCGAGGCCACCGAAGGCTCGGGCCAGTACATCGCCCGCGAGATCAGCGTGGGCAAGCTGGTTCAGTCGCCGCGCGAGACGCCGCAGTCGGTGAGCGTGATCACGCGCCAGCGGCTCGATGACATGAACCTCACCAAGCTGGAGGATGCCGTCAAGCAGACCACCGGCGTGAACGTGACGCGCCTGGATGGCGCGGGCAACTACAACACCATCCAGTCGCGCGGTTTCGACATCGGCGCGGTGCTGCTGGACGGCGTGCCCATTCCGCAGGGCGCCAACTTCGCCACCGCGATGGACACCGCCATCTACGACCGCATCGAAGTGCTGCGCGGCCCGTCCGGCCTGCTGCAGGGCGCCAGCGAGCCGGGCGGCACCATCAACCTGGTGCGCAAGCGCGCTCAATCCGCCCTGGGGCTGAACGCCAACGTGTCCGCGGGTTCGTGGAACATGCGCCGCGCCGACGTGGACCTGACCGGCGCGCTCAACGCCGCTGGCACGCTGCGCGGCCGCGTGGTGGCGGTGAAGGACGACCGCGAAAGCCACGTCGCCACGCTGAAGAACGACAAGACGCTGGGCTACGGCACGCTGGAGCTGGACATCACCTCCGCCACCACGCTGTCGATCGGACACACGCGCCAGAAGGTGCGCGCCACGGTGGACCAGGGCCTGCCCGCCTATGCCGACGGCCGGCTGCTGGACGTGCCGCGCTCCACCTTCGCCGGCATCGCCGCCAACCGGCAGGACCTGGACAGCACCGACACCTTCGCCGAGCTGGAGCACCGCCTGCCCAACGGCGGGCTGGTCAAGTTCGCGGCGCGCGACGTGCACCGCGAATCGCTGTACCGCTCGGTGCGCGCCAACTCCGCGGTGGCGGCCAACGGCACCTACCAGTTGCAGTCGGTGGACTTCCAGCAGGACGTGCAGGACCGCAACTACGACCTGTACATCGCCTCGCCGCTGTCGCTGGCTGGCCGCACGCACCGCGTGCTGCTGGGCGTGAGCCACACGACCAGCGAGAGCCTGGACGGCAACTCCGCCTTCGGGCTCAGCCGCACGGCCAACATCTTCAATCCGCAGTACGACCTGCCCTACCCGAACATCACGCTGCCGGGCTTTCAAAGCGCCACGCGGCGCACCGAGAATGCGCTGTACGGCCAGGCGCAGATCAGCGTGGCCGAGCGCCTGAAAGTGCTGGCGGGCGGGCGCCTGTCCTGGGCCAAGGCCGAAACGCGCACGCTCAGCACGGGCCAGACCACAGCCACGGCCGACCCGGGGCGGCAGTTCATCCCCTCGGTGGCGGCGATCTACGAGCTGAACGAGAACCTGTCGGCCTACACGAGCTACGCCGAAACCTTCGTGGTGCAGTCCAGCCTGGACCGCGCAGGGCAACTGCTCGCGCCGCGTTCGGGCTCGCAGATCGAGGCGGGCGTGAAGGGCGAGTTTTTGAACAAGCGCCTGCAGACGCACTTCGCCCTCTTCCGCATCCTGGACAAGGACCGTGCCATCGCCGACCCGGACGTTCCCACCGCGTCCCTGGCCGGCGGCAAGGTGCGCGCGCAGGGCTTCGAGACCGAGGTCAGCGGCCAGGTCGCGCCCGGCTGGGACGTGCTGGCCGGCTACGCCTTCACAGCCACCAAGTACCTGCAGGCCCCCGTGTCGCAGCAGGGCCAGGTGTTCAGCCCCATCACGCCGCGCCACAGCGTGAACCTGTCCACGCGCTATGCCTTCAAGGGCCCAGTGCTGCAGGGACTGAGCGTGGGCGGCGGCATGAGCTACCGCAGCGAGTTCTTCGCGCAAAGCGGCACGGTGCGCCTGACCTCGGGCGACTACGCGCTGTTCAACGCCCAGGTGGCCTACCAGATCAACGACAAGGTCTCGGTGAGCCTGAACGTGGACAACCTGTTCGACAAGACCTACTACGAGAAGGTCTCCAGCCTGGGCCGCCAGAACTTCTACGGCGAGCCGCGCCGCGTGACGGTGGCGCTCAAGGCGCGCTACTGA
- the ahpC gene encoding alkyl hydroperoxide reductase subunit C, whose translation MSLINTQVQPFKTTAFVNRDGKGDFIEVTEANLKGKWSVLIFMPAAFTFNCPTEIEDAADNYAEFQKAGAEVYIVTTDTHFSHKVWHETSDAVGKAKFPLVGDPTHQLTNAFGVHIPEEGLALRGTFVINPDGVIKTQEIHSNEIARDVSETLRKLKAAQFTAANPGQVCPAKWKEGAKTLTPSLDLVGKI comes from the coding sequence ATGTCCCTGATCAATACGCAAGTCCAGCCCTTCAAGACCACCGCTTTCGTGAACCGCGACGGCAAGGGCGACTTCATTGAAGTGACCGAGGCCAACCTGAAGGGCAAGTGGTCCGTCCTGATTTTCATGCCTGCGGCGTTCACCTTCAACTGCCCCACCGAAATCGAAGACGCGGCCGACAACTATGCCGAGTTCCAGAAGGCCGGTGCCGAGGTCTACATCGTGACGACCGACACGCACTTCTCGCACAAGGTGTGGCACGAAACCTCCGACGCCGTCGGCAAGGCCAAGTTCCCGCTGGTGGGCGACCCCACGCACCAGCTGACCAACGCGTTCGGCGTGCACATTCCTGAAGAAGGCCTGGCACTGCGCGGCACGTTCGTGATCAACCCCGATGGCGTGATCAAGACCCAGGAAATCCATTCCAACGAAATCGCCCGCGACGTGTCGGAAACCCTGCGCAAGCTCAAAGCTGCCCAGTTCACCGCCGCCAACCCAGGCCAGGTCTGCCCCGCCAAGTGGAAGGAAGGCGCCAAGACGCTGACGCCTTCCCTGGATCTGGTCGGCAAGATCTAA